GACCGCGGCCCGCAAGATCCCCATCGTCGCCGGGCTGGCCCTGTCCACCTGCATCATCGCGTGCGCCTGGACCTCGTCCAAGACCGTGGTCATCGCCTTGATGGCGATCGCGTTCTTCGGCAAGGGACTGGGCAGCCTCGGCTGGACCGTCCTCTCGGACACCTCCCCCAAGGAGGCCGCAGGGCTCTCCGGCGGTCTGTTCAACGCCCTTGCCAATCTGGCCGGCATCACCACCCCGATCATCATCGGCTACGTCGTCGACGTCACCGGGTCCTTCGACGGCGCGCTGTACTTCGTCGGCGCCTCCGGCCTTGCTGCGGCGCTGTCCTTCCTGCTGGTCGTCGGCCGGATCGAGCGCATCCAGTTGAAGGGGGCCGCCCAGTGACGGCCCCGAGCGAGTACGCCTCCTGGATCGGCCGGTGTGAAGAGGCCGAGGACACGCTGAGCGCGGACACCGTCCGGGGGCTGACCGCTGTCCTGGACCATGAACCGGAGAGTCCGGACGACGCGCCGCCGCTCCTCGCCCACTGGCTCTGCTTTCTTCCCCGCACGCCGCAGAGCGGGCTCGGCCCCGACGGGCACCCGAGACGTGGCGGCTTCCTGCCATCGGTCCGACTGCCCCGCCGCATGTGGGCCGGAGGCGACCTGTGGTTCTCCGCGCCGCTGCGCACCGGCGTTCCCGTCCGCCGCACCTCGGAGATCGTGGATGTACGGGAGCGCGAGGGGCGCAGCGGGCCGCTGGTCTTCGTCACCGTCGACCACAAGCTGCGGCAGGATGGCGCCCTCGTCCTCACCGAGCGGCAGGATGTCGTCTACCGAGAAGCCCCGAGCGGGGCCACGGCGGCTGCCGGGGGCACGCGGGAGCGGCCGGCGGAGGAGCCGCCGCCCGGTGCGTGGCAGCGCTCCCTCGTCCCGGATCCAGTGCTGCTGTTCCGCTATTCGGCGCTGACCTTCAACGGCCATCGCATCCACTACGACCGCACCTACGCCCAGCAGGAAGAGGGTTACCCCGGGCTGGTCGTCCACGGGCCGCTGACAGCGACACTGCTGCTGGACCTCTACGTCCGGCAACAGCCCGCCGCCCATGTCACCGGG
This sequence is a window from Streptomyces sp. NBC_01775. Protein-coding genes within it:
- a CDS encoding FAS1-like dehydratase domain-containing protein, which produces MTAPSEYASWIGRCEEAEDTLSADTVRGLTAVLDHEPESPDDAPPLLAHWLCFLPRTPQSGLGPDGHPRRGGFLPSVRLPRRMWAGGDLWFSAPLRTGVPVRRTSEIVDVREREGRSGPLVFVTVDHKLRQDGALVLTERQDVVYREAPSGATAAAGGTRERPAEEPPPGAWQRSLVPDPVLLFRYSALTFNGHRIHYDRTYAQQEEGYPGLVVHGPLTATLLLDLYVRQQPAAHVTGFRFRGLRPGFDGRELTLHGTPTGTGASLYAADDQGRTVMSAEVDAS